TCACCGCTTTTGATGGAACGCCAATATATAATGACCAAGATATTCTTAGAGAATGGTTGAATACAATAAAACACTCAAATAACCCAAGAACTGCCACATTCTTTAACTTAATCCCCTTACATGACGGTAATCGAAATGTAAAAGATAAAAAAATTGCAAACTATCATACTGATTTGAAGATCCTCTTAGATCAACTCAATAGTTTCTTTGATGAATTAGAGAAGTCAGAACGTCATGTCATGGTGATTGTTGCGCCTGAACATGGTGCTGCATTAAAAGGAGATAAAATGCAGATATCTGGTTTAAGGGATATCCCAAATTCAACAATTACGGATGTTCCTGTCGGTATAAAATTTATTGGAATGAAATCATTACCACCAAAAGAAGAGATTATTTTAACCCAGCCAAGCAGCTATTTAGCCATTTCCGAATTAGTAGCAAGAGCTGTTGATGGAAAAATTTTCTCTGATACTACGGTAGATTGGTCAAAATATACTGCGAATTTACCGATCACCGCCAAGGTGGCAGAGAATGCGAATTACATTGTCATAGACTATAAAGGAAAGTCTTATGTTCGCATGAGTAACAAAAAATGGGTGCCTTATCCAACGACACCGTAGCCCTTAACGCTTATTCTGGTGGTCAAAGACCAAATGCGACCATCAGAATAAAATATATTCGATTGATGCTTTCAGCATAGCGAGTAATGCCGATAGATAGCTCCACCTAAATTAAAAATTTGAAATTTATATCTTATTTGATTGTCATTACAGTTTAAACATTCATTTCCACACGAAATACGGATATAATTGAACCGACACTCCATATTAACAACATCTTCTTTCTCACGAATGAAGATTCGATGCTGTTCGTACTGTTGAACCACTCTTAAATCAGTAATTACGTTTCATAATGAAACTATAAAATTTCAAATATATAACAAATCAGTCACATAACTATTTTTAAATATCTATTCCAAATATGCTATATATAAAAAAAACAGGTTGGTCATTTAAGAAACAAAGTTACGTGGCCATTTTATTGCTCGCTATCCCGATGTTACTTACTAACATCTGGTTTTATGTATATGTCAAAAATAATACAGAAAAGGATATACACGATACATTTACGCTATTAGTGCATAATGCATCAATACAGTCGACAACCCAGCAAATTAGTGATATTAAAAATAATATTGTCACTATGTCCAGCTTCGCCAATCAGAAAGAGATGTCTAACTTTGTACTCAAAGATTCCGGCGATTTAAAAAAATTAATTTCATATACCTTAAATTCAAGCCGCTTTATCTCTAATATTTTATTCATGGACAAAAGCGAAAAATTTAATAGTATCCCAGAAATTCCTAATGAGGATTTCCGCCCTCATACGCGGCCGTGGTTTAAAAATGATACCAATAAGAATAATTTAATCACTTTTACCTATCCATATTTAGATATCCTTACTGATAAACCTATCATCAGTGCATCTAAAAATCTTTATGACACCAATGGCAACAACTATGGGCTTGTCTCTATGGATCTTGACTTATATGAGATGAGCAAACCTCTAAACCAAATCAAAGTCCCATTGAATGGCGAGTTATACATAGCACACAAAGATGGCCGTATTATCATGAGTGCCAATAAACAACAAATTTACAGTGAAATATCAAATCTCAAGTGGTTAGATAATATTAACTCTGTTCAAAACTATTTTTATGACCCACTCACAAAGAGTTATATCTATTACTATGTGTTTACAGATCCTGATTGGATAATGCTATTGGTCGTCAAAAATGAACAATTTCAAAATCTTATAGATGATAATCGCCATTCATTTATCATAATAGGCATTATCAGTTTTATTCTGTATATCGCTGTAAGTATGTTGTGGAATGCAAACTTCCAGCGCATGATGAGTGAGTTACTTTCTTCCATAAAAAATGGTTATGAAAAAAAAGAAACAAATTACTCAAAAGAAATGCTAAATATCTATGATGAAATTTATAAACAGCACCAAGAAAAAAGTATTGCGGCAAAAGCTGCTCAAGAAGATGAACTAACAGGACTGTATAACCGACGTGCATTTAATTACTGCCTAAAATCACTTATTGAGTCTAAAACAGCATTCTCAATTGGAATGATTGATATTGATGATTTTAAAGGAATTAATGACCAATATGGCCATGCTATTGGCGACTTAGTCCTTCAAGGTGTATGTGATAAAGGCAAAAAATATGCTGGAAAAAATAATTTATTGTTCCGCTATGGCGGGGAGGAAATTATTGTTATTTTCCTTAGTTTAACCAATGATGAAGCGTTGCAATGCATCAATGCATGGCGAAAAAGCGTGCAAAAAATGAACTGGTCTAATATTAGTGAATTAAAAGTAACGTTTAGTGGTGGCTTTCTAACTTGGTCAGGGCAAACTGAATCAGAAATTTTAAGCCAAGTTGATATGTTACTTTATAAGGCAAAATCTTCAGGTAAAAATAATATCGTATCGTTATAATCTTTATTTTCTATAATTGATAGGTTACTACGTTAACCTATCAATTATTCTATTAACTTAGCCCTTCTGAATAAATGAGCACGAATAACTTAAACGCTATTTTTACTCAAAGTTGAATGATATTTTTCATAGCTCTCTACGTCAATTTCTTTCAAAGAGATCAAGACGCGATGGAAAAAATCCTCGATTGAAATATTAGATAGTGCTAAAAAGTTTATAATAGACTCAGCATTGAGCTTTTCAATAAAAGCGACACTATTTATGACCTCATTTTCGGGTATTCCTATTAATTCACTTATTATTTTATTGGGTATTTCATATTCTTTTTTTATTAAAAAAAACTGTTTTCCTAAAGCAACGGAAAAAGGATTTTGCATAGCATAAGTTCCTTTGTGTTCATTCATTTCAAACTAAATACTGACAACAAAAGAGGGTATAATTTCATCAGAATAAAAAATGCATTTTACCTTTGAAAAATATCAACTTCAATTTTTAAATTAATTTAATTTTTATATTTAAATACACCAGTCATATTATGATTAGTTTAATTGATAATATTCTAAAAAATAAAAGAAACATTGACGTATAAATATCAAAATAAAAACAAATCATCAGAATTAGCATTTAATATAAAAACCAGCACTTAAGGTAATATATTACTCGATTAAAATAGACCGTTTTAT
The window above is part of the Providencia sp. R33 genome. Proteins encoded here:
- a CDS encoding sensor domain-containing diguanylate cyclase, with amino-acid sequence MAILLLAIPMLLTNIWFYVYVKNNTEKDIHDTFTLLVHNASIQSTTQQISDIKNNIVTMSSFANQKEMSNFVLKDSGDLKKLISYTLNSSRFISNILFMDKSEKFNSIPEIPNEDFRPHTRPWFKNDTNKNNLITFTYPYLDILTDKPIISASKNLYDTNGNNYGLVSMDLDLYEMSKPLNQIKVPLNGELYIAHKDGRIIMSANKQQIYSEISNLKWLDNINSVQNYFYDPLTKSYIYYYVFTDPDWIMLLVVKNEQFQNLIDDNRHSFIIIGIISFILYIAVSMLWNANFQRMMSELLSSIKNGYEKKETNYSKEMLNIYDEIYKQHQEKSIAAKAAQEDELTGLYNRRAFNYCLKSLIESKTAFSIGMIDIDDFKGINDQYGHAIGDLVLQGVCDKGKKYAGKNNLLFRYGGEEIIVIFLSLTNDEALQCINAWRKSVQKMNWSNISELKVTFSGGFLTWSGQTESEILSQVDMLLYKAKSSGKNNIVSL